The Corynebacterium qintianiae genome has a window encoding:
- the gyrA gene encoding DNA gyrase subunit A, which translates to MSDDTLTGDGYDRIQPIDINDEMQTSYIDYAMSVIVGRALPDVRDGMKPVHRRIIYAMYDNGYRPERSYVKSAKPVADTMGNYHPHGDTAIYDTLVRMAQPWAMRYPLVDGQGNFGSPGNDGPAAMRYTECKMTPLAMEMVRDIRENAVAFSPNYDGKTKEPDVLPSRVPNLLMNGSGGIAVGMATNIPPHNLRELAEAIYWILDNHTADEKTTLDAVMERVKGPDFPTSGLIVGDTGIKDTYTTGRGSIRMRGVTEIEEVGNRQVIVITELPYQVNPDNFIANIADNIANGKLPGASRIDDESSDRVGMRIVVSLKRDAVPRVVLNNLYKHSQLESNFSANMLSIVDGVPRTLRLDQMLRYYVKHQIEVIVRRTQYRLDEAEKRAHILRGLVKALDMLDEVIALIRRSPTVDEARAGLIKLLDVDEIQANEILAMQLRRLAALERQKIIDDLAEIERQIADLKDILASPERQRTIVADELKEIVERYGDDRRTRLIAATGDVSEEDLIARENVVVTITSTGYAKRTKVDAYKSQKRGGKGVRGAELKQDDVVKNFFICSTHDWILFFTNFGRVYRLKAYELPEAGRTARGQHVANLLEFQPEERIAQVIQIHSYEDAPYLVLATREGRVKKSRLTDYESARSAGLIAINLNEGDQLIGAVLAGDEDDILLVSEQGQAIRFTADDEQLRPMGRATAGVKGMRFRGDDQLLAMTVVHDNDFLLVATSGGYGKRTAIGEYATQGRGGLGVMTFKYTPKRGKLIGALAVEEEDQIFAITSAGGVIRTEVNQIRPSSRATMGVRLVDLAEDVELLAIDKNVEDEGEEEATAVAKGEKTLEEAQEATSSIPSTQSGTPVNVNSVETDPVGGTHDYEGEE; encoded by the coding sequence ATGAGTGACGACACTCTCACTGGTGACGGCTACGACCGCATCCAACCCATTGACATCAATGATGAGATGCAGACGAGCTACATCGACTACGCCATGAGCGTCATCGTCGGCCGCGCACTTCCTGACGTGCGCGACGGCATGAAGCCCGTGCACCGCCGCATTATTTACGCGATGTACGACAACGGCTACCGCCCCGAACGCTCGTACGTGAAGTCGGCGAAGCCGGTGGCGGACACGATGGGTAACTACCACCCGCACGGTGACACCGCGATTTACGACACCCTGGTGCGTATGGCGCAACCGTGGGCGATGCGTTACCCGCTCGTCGACGGCCAAGGCAACTTTGGCTCCCCCGGCAATGACGGCCCCGCGGCGATGCGCTACACCGAGTGCAAGATGACCCCGCTGGCCATGGAGATGGTGCGCGACATCAGGGAGAACGCCGTGGCCTTCTCCCCGAACTACGACGGCAAGACGAAGGAACCCGACGTCTTGCCCTCGCGCGTGCCGAACCTGCTGATGAACGGCTCCGGCGGCATCGCCGTCGGCATGGCCACCAACATCCCGCCGCACAACCTGCGCGAACTGGCCGAGGCGATCTACTGGATCCTGGACAACCACACTGCGGACGAGAAGACCACCCTTGACGCTGTGATGGAGCGCGTGAAGGGCCCCGATTTCCCCACCTCCGGCCTGATCGTCGGCGATACCGGCATCAAGGACACCTACACCACCGGCCGTGGCTCAATCCGGATGCGCGGTGTCACCGAGATCGAGGAAGTGGGCAACCGCCAGGTCATCGTGATTACCGAGCTGCCCTACCAGGTCAACCCGGACAACTTCATTGCTAATATCGCCGACAACATAGCGAACGGAAAGCTGCCCGGCGCCTCGCGTATCGACGACGAGTCCTCCGACCGCGTCGGCATGCGCATCGTGGTCTCCCTCAAGCGCGACGCCGTACCGCGAGTGGTGCTCAACAACCTGTACAAGCACTCGCAGCTCGAGTCGAATTTCTCCGCCAACATGCTCTCCATCGTGGACGGAGTGCCGCGCACCCTGCGCCTCGACCAGATGCTGCGCTACTACGTCAAGCACCAGATCGAGGTCATCGTCAGGCGCACGCAGTACCGCCTGGACGAGGCCGAGAAGCGCGCCCACATCCTGCGTGGCCTGGTCAAGGCCCTCGACATGCTCGACGAGGTCATCGCGCTCATCCGCCGCTCCCCGACGGTGGATGAGGCCCGCGCGGGCCTGATTAAGCTTCTCGACGTCGACGAGATCCAGGCCAACGAAATCCTCGCGATGCAGCTGCGCCGCCTGGCCGCACTGGAGCGCCAGAAGATCATCGACGACCTCGCGGAGATCGAGCGCCAGATCGCGGACCTGAAGGACATCCTGGCCAGCCCCGAGCGCCAGCGCACCATTGTGGCCGACGAGCTGAAAGAAATCGTGGAGCGCTACGGCGACGACCGCCGCACCCGCCTGATCGCCGCCACCGGCGACGTTTCCGAGGAAGACCTCATCGCTCGCGAGAATGTCGTGGTCACTATTACGTCGACCGGTTACGCGAAGCGCACCAAGGTCGACGCCTACAAGTCGCAGAAGCGCGGGGGCAAGGGCGTGCGCGGCGCCGAGCTGAAACAGGACGACGTGGTGAAGAACTTCTTCATCTGCTCCACCCACGACTGGATCCTCTTCTTCACCAACTTCGGCCGGGTCTACCGCCTCAAGGCCTACGAGCTGCCGGAGGCGGGCCGCACCGCCCGCGGCCAGCACGTGGCGAACCTGTTGGAGTTCCAGCCGGAGGAGCGCATCGCCCAGGTCATCCAAATCCACTCCTACGAGGACGCGCCTTACCTGGTGTTGGCTACCCGCGAGGGCCGCGTGAAGAAGTCCCGCCTGACCGATTACGAGTCAGCGCGCTCCGCGGGCCTCATTGCTATCAATCTCAACGAGGGCGACCAGCTCATCGGGGCGGTGCTCGCCGGTGACGAGGACGACATCCTCTTGGTCTCAGAGCAAGGCCAGGCGATCCGCTTCACGGCCGACGACGAGCAGCTGCGCCCCATGGGCCGAGCCACCGCCGGCGTGAAGGGCATGCGCTTCCGCGGCGATGACCAGCTGCTGGCCATGACCGTGGTGCACGACAACGACTTCCTGCTGGTGGCCACCTCCGGCGGATACGGCAAGCGCACCGCCATCGGCGAATACGCCACCCAGGGTCGCGGCGGCCTGGGTGTGATGACGTTCAAGTACACCCCGAAGCGCGGCAAGCTGATTGGCGCCCTCGCGGTGGAGGAAGAAGACCAGATCTTCGCCATCACCTCCGCCGGCGGTGTGATCCGCACCGAGGTCAACCAGATCCGCCCGAGCTCGCGCGCCACCATGGGCGTGCGCCTGGTGGACCTAGCCGAGGACGTGGAGTTGCTCGCCATTGACAAGAATGTCGAGGACGAGGGCGAGGAGGAAGCGACCGCGGTGGCCAAGGGCGAGAAGACCCTCGAGGAGGCGCAAGAGGCTACCTCGTCGATACCGTCGACTCAGTCGGGGACGCCGGTGAACGTCAACAGCGTCGAGACTGATCCCGTTGGCGGAACCCACGATTACGAGGGCGAGGAGTAA
- a CDS encoding DUF3566 domain-containing protein, whose product MAARKVTITHLHPGSVFRVATLMALAGFVAWMIGATLVYFFLNQAGVVESVNSLLAGVGGERVVDTALVLSAAALLGLVGVVFVAVIAPLCAVIYNAIANLVGGVTVTMSNR is encoded by the coding sequence ATGGCGGCGCGCAAAGTGACAATCACGCATCTGCACCCGGGCTCCGTATTCCGGGTGGCCACGCTGATGGCTCTGGCGGGATTCGTTGCCTGGATGATCGGTGCGACTCTGGTCTACTTTTTCCTCAACCAGGCGGGAGTCGTCGAGTCGGTGAACTCGCTTCTCGCGGGTGTGGGCGGGGAGCGGGTGGTGGATACGGCTCTCGTGCTTTCCGCAGCGGCGCTGCTGGGGCTGGTCGGGGTTGTGTTCGTCGCCGTAATCGCGCCATTGTGCGCCGTAATCTACAACGCCATCGCCAATCTGGTCGGCGGCGTGACGGTTACGATGTCGAATCGCTGA
- the rhuM gene encoding RhuM family protein encodes MSEKPTGEVILYQREDGSPTIEVRLEAETVWLSQQQIAELFETSQQNVSLHLRNIYAEGELTVASTHKDFLSVQREGARDVRRSLAHYNLDAIISVGYRVKSKTATQFRIWATQRLREYMVQGYTINEERLKQLGSIVRILTRSDDELVAGVGDVLAGYLPGLTLLRDYDEGAIYTAPESVPGWTLTLKEARSVIALVGENFPNDGLFGAERGDALAGLIGAIYQGFDGQDLYPTVEEKAANLLYLVVKDHPLSDGNKRSAAALFVTFLARNGMFHGEIGAARITNNALAAITLIVAMSDPKEKDLIIALIIRMIMEGDA; translated from the coding sequence ATGTCGGAGAAACCAACCGGGGAGGTCATCCTCTACCAGAGAGAAGACGGCTCGCCGACGATCGAGGTGCGCCTCGAGGCGGAGACCGTGTGGCTGAGTCAGCAGCAGATCGCAGAGCTGTTTGAGACCAGCCAACAGAATGTTAGCCTGCATCTTCGCAACATCTATGCAGAGGGCGAACTCACAGTTGCTTCAACCCACAAGGATTTCTTGTCGGTTCAACGCGAGGGCGCGAGGGACGTCCGTCGATCCTTGGCGCACTACAACCTCGACGCAATTATCTCCGTCGGTTACCGCGTTAAAAGCAAGACAGCAACCCAGTTCCGAATTTGGGCCACGCAGCGGTTACGCGAGTACATGGTGCAGGGCTACACAATCAACGAGGAGCGGCTGAAACAGCTTGGGAGCATTGTACGTATTTTGACTCGCTCCGACGACGAGTTGGTTGCCGGGGTTGGCGATGTGCTCGCGGGGTACCTGCCTGGCTTAACCCTGTTGCGCGACTATGACGAAGGCGCCATCTATACCGCTCCTGAGTCGGTACCAGGGTGGACGCTGACCCTGAAGGAAGCCCGGTCTGTTATTGCGCTGGTGGGGGAGAATTTTCCCAACGACGGCTTATTCGGCGCGGAGCGGGGCGACGCCCTTGCTGGCCTCATCGGCGCGATTTATCAAGGATTTGATGGGCAGGATCTCTACCCGACAGTTGAAGAAAAGGCCGCAAACCTTCTTTACCTCGTAGTTAAGGACCACCCACTCTCGGACGGTAACAAGCGCAGCGCGGCAGCGCTCTTTGTCACCTTCCTCGCCCGTAATGGAATGTTCCATGGTGAGATAGGTGCAGCGCGCATAACGAACAATGCTCTGGCTGCAATCACCCTTATTGTCGCAATGAGCGACCCGAAGGAAAAGGACCTGATCATCGCCCTGATTATTCGCATGATCATGGAGGGTGACGCATGA
- a CDS encoding DoxX family membrane protein has product MFNPLKAIPTGVFTKQDETNIGFASAALRVPTGLFVLNSGLGKFKADKGTAEFLQGMAATGLPFVKEMDAENFAKLLASAETGLGVALLLPFVPNRLAGIGLTAFAAGLLSMYFGNDDLTEDDGVRPTQDGLSLAKDSWLAGIGAALAALPNK; this is encoded by the coding sequence ATGTTCAACCCGCTCAAGGCGATTCCGACCGGCGTATTTACCAAGCAGGACGAGACGAACATTGGGTTCGCCTCCGCGGCGCTGCGTGTCCCGACCGGCCTGTTCGTTCTGAACTCCGGCCTGGGCAAGTTCAAGGCCGACAAGGGTACTGCAGAGTTTCTGCAGGGCATGGCCGCAACCGGCCTGCCGTTTGTCAAGGAGATGGACGCGGAGAACTTCGCCAAGCTCCTCGCCTCCGCGGAGACCGGCCTCGGCGTTGCTCTGTTGCTTCCGTTCGTTCCGAACCGTCTCGCCGGCATCGGCCTGACCGCCTTCGCCGCTGGCCTGCTGTCGATGTACTTCGGCAACGACGACCTGACCGAGGATGACGGCGTGCGCCCGACCCAGGATGGCCTCTCCCTGGCCAAGGACTCCTGGCTCGCGGGCATCGGCGCGGCTCTCGCGGCTCTGCCGAACAAGTAA
- a CDS encoding YdhK family protein, whose protein sequence is MKTSLHAIVAALSALSLAVLTACSPSEEPSAASHAEHSSHDHATDGGPAPVGIAEAESPTFPVGTRAVLRADHMPGMDGAPATIAGAYDTVAYAVSYTPVGGGEPVTNHKWVVQEEIKDAGDTPLPDGATVTLEADHMSGMQGAEATIDSSTAETVYMVDYEADGMKMANHKWVVESEIEPYT, encoded by the coding sequence ATGAAGACCTCCCTCCACGCTATTGTCGCCGCCCTCAGCGCCCTTAGCCTCGCTGTCCTAACCGCTTGCTCCCCGAGTGAGGAACCCAGCGCCGCCAGCCACGCGGAGCACAGTTCCCACGACCACGCCACCGATGGCGGCCCCGCCCCAGTTGGGATCGCCGAGGCCGAAAGCCCCACGTTCCCCGTGGGTACGAGGGCCGTGCTCCGCGCTGACCACATGCCAGGGATGGACGGCGCGCCTGCGACGATCGCGGGTGCCTACGACACAGTTGCATACGCCGTCTCCTACACCCCGGTCGGCGGGGGCGAGCCCGTGACCAATCACAAGTGGGTGGTGCAGGAAGAGATTAAGGACGCGGGTGACACGCCGCTGCCCGACGGCGCCACGGTGACCCTCGAGGCGGATCACATGAGCGGCATGCAGGGCGCGGAGGCGACAATTGACTCCTCCACCGCGGAAACCGTCTACATGGTCGACTACGAAGCGGACGGGATGAAGATGGCCAACCACAAGTGGGTCGTCGAGAGCGAGATCGAGCCATACACCTAA
- a CDS encoding YhgE/Pip family protein, protein MISGLRIGTNFRRFAHGTLPPLAIAVIVLLPLLFGGLFVWSYYDPIGNLGKMPVALVNSDEGAQGPDGAEVRAGDQVTESLLERRPLDFHLVSAEEARDGVADGTYYLGVEIPTDFSAAAVSVNSPEPHQAKLNVTLNETNGFIPTMLGNQAATIMTSTISDTVSQRVVNQLFVGFNTLGEGLDTAADGASRLDGGAGEAASGGQRLSDGADQLDSGARELDSGLRRLSDGAGQLDSGIGELQDGAERLDAGIGDAAAGADRLSDGMTELQSGTDRLGGGASQVAGGVDQIASVASQLGQAQRVYGDINAAVDQVVAELDRSPVPGTEALAAQARGIQAQLNSGQLAALMNPEVLNQLAALQAGAHEVANQLNDPAAQYRSGVDQATEGAQALAQGLSMLQDGSGTLVAGVATLKDGSSQLVVGANAAADGSSRLAAGTDQLVVGVAALNDGLVQLDSGSGELALRLSEGAGQAPRWEGDRLTSATDAAAMPVSASQVGDSVSFFGKGLSPFFLSLALWIGGLAMFMVVNPMSRRAIDSGTNPVRALATTLLPAFIIGFFQAVCLWLIQVLAIGVDPAHPVQMFGVLWFISWVFLSVITAINVIFGAAAGRLITMALMSVQLVASNGLYPPEVQPRAIQWLHQIDPMRFTVDLLRHTFYSSHSGDPRVLNAIVVLSLVAVGAWIIAALGMWKHRVIMDKDIHPELEV, encoded by the coding sequence ATGATCTCCGGACTGCGCATCGGCACCAACTTCCGCCGCTTTGCCCACGGCACCCTTCCCCCGCTCGCCATCGCGGTGATCGTCCTGCTCCCCCTGCTGTTCGGCGGGTTGTTCGTCTGGTCCTACTACGACCCGATCGGCAACCTGGGCAAGATGCCCGTCGCCCTGGTCAACTCGGACGAGGGGGCGCAGGGCCCAGACGGCGCGGAGGTGCGCGCGGGCGATCAGGTCACCGAGTCTTTGCTGGAGCGGCGCCCGCTGGATTTCCACCTCGTGTCGGCCGAGGAGGCGCGCGACGGCGTCGCGGACGGCACCTATTACCTGGGTGTGGAGATTCCAACTGACTTCTCCGCGGCCGCGGTGTCCGTCAATTCGCCCGAGCCGCACCAGGCGAAGTTGAACGTCACGCTCAACGAGACGAACGGCTTCATTCCCACCATGCTGGGTAACCAGGCCGCCACCATCATGACCAGCACGATCTCGGACACTGTCAGTCAACGGGTGGTCAACCAGCTCTTCGTTGGCTTCAACACGCTCGGCGAGGGCCTCGACACGGCGGCCGACGGCGCGTCCCGGCTCGACGGCGGCGCGGGCGAGGCAGCCTCGGGCGGGCAGCGGTTAAGCGACGGCGCCGACCAACTCGACAGCGGAGCGCGCGAGCTGGATAGCGGCCTGCGCCGGCTTAGCGACGGCGCCGGCCAACTCGACTCCGGTATCGGCGAACTGCAAGATGGAGCCGAGCGGCTCGACGCGGGCATCGGCGACGCCGCCGCGGGCGCCGACCGCCTCTCCGACGGCATGACCGAGCTGCAATCCGGAACCGACCGCCTCGGCGGTGGCGCCTCCCAGGTCGCGGGCGGCGTCGACCAAATCGCCTCGGTGGCCTCACAGCTGGGCCAGGCGCAGCGCGTCTACGGTGACATCAACGCGGCGGTGGACCAGGTCGTCGCGGAGCTCGACCGCTCCCCCGTCCCCGGCACCGAGGCGCTCGCCGCGCAGGCGCGCGGGATCCAGGCACAGCTCAATAGCGGCCAGCTCGCTGCGTTGATGAACCCTGAGGTGCTCAACCAGCTCGCGGCCCTGCAGGCCGGTGCGCACGAGGTGGCCAACCAGCTCAACGACCCCGCGGCGCAGTATCGGTCGGGCGTTGATCAGGCGACCGAGGGTGCGCAGGCGCTCGCTCAGGGGCTTTCGATGCTGCAGGACGGTTCGGGAACGTTGGTGGCAGGCGTCGCCACGCTCAAGGACGGCTCCTCGCAGCTCGTCGTAGGAGCCAACGCCGCCGCCGACGGCTCCTCCCGCCTGGCCGCGGGCACCGACCAGCTTGTCGTGGGGGTCGCCGCGCTTAACGACGGCCTGGTGCAGCTCGACAGCGGCTCCGGCGAGCTCGCCCTGCGGCTCAGCGAAGGCGCGGGCCAAGCGCCGCGCTGGGAAGGCGACCGGCTGACCTCGGCCACCGACGCCGCGGCGATGCCGGTGAGCGCCTCCCAGGTGGGCGACTCCGTGTCGTTCTTCGGCAAAGGGTTGTCCCCCTTCTTCCTCTCCCTGGCCTTGTGGATCGGCGGCCTGGCCATGTTCATGGTGGTCAACCCGATGTCCCGGCGCGCCATCGACTCCGGAACGAACCCAGTGCGGGCGCTGGCGACCACGCTGTTGCCCGCGTTCATCATCGGGTTCTTCCAGGCTGTGTGCCTGTGGCTGATCCAGGTGTTGGCCATCGGCGTCGACCCCGCCCACCCGGTGCAGATGTTCGGAGTGCTGTGGTTCATCTCCTGGGTGTTCCTCTCCGTCATCACCGCAATCAACGTCATCTTCGGCGCGGCGGCGGGCCGGTTGATCACCATGGCCCTGATGTCCGTCCAGTTGGTGGCCTCCAACGGCCTTTACCCTCCCGAGGTTCAGCCCCGGGCAATTCAATGGCTGCACCAGATCGACCCGATGCGCTTCACCGTCGACCTGCTGCGGCACACGTTCTACTCCAGCCATAGCGGGGACCCGCGGGTGCTCAACGCGATCGTCGTGCTCTCCCTCGTCGCAGTGGGTGCCTGGATCATCGCGGCACTCGGTATGTGGAAGCACCGCGTGATCATGGACAAGGACATCCACCCCGAGCTGGAGGTGTGA